Genomic window (Lutra lutra chromosome 17, mLutLut1.2, whole genome shotgun sequence):
AGGAGTGAAAATTATTGACACTCAGGTGAGCGGAGGGGACCGGCACAGGCGCAGCTGTGGGGCAGAGCAGATATGGGGAGGGCTGGGGCCAGGCATCTTCCCCAGAGGGCATGAAGAGTGGCAGGGCCATGAACCTTGCCCGCCCGGGGCGGGGACTGGTCGGAGTCTTGCCACAGCCCCAAGCCACGGAGGGCTGACCCGAGTTTCTCCCCCAGGGCCCACCCGGCTGTGGTCTGCTGCTTTTTCGTGGGGGCGCAGAGGCATCATGCCAGAAAGGAGAACGTGTCCTGCTGACCCAGTACCTGGGGGCGTGCAGCCCCGAGCCCCTGCCTCCTACACTCCATCTCATCTGTACGCAGGTGAGCCACACCTGCCCCCGCGGCCCGGCGCACGGTGTCCAGCACAGCTCCGGCAAAACAGGGATCGCAAGACTGTTGAGTCTGTGGCTGGCATGTGCTAACAGGCGGGTGGGAACGGCCTTGTGGGGAGGCCCCACGGTGCAGGAGGAAAGGCACGGGGTGTCAGGGGAGTAGTCTGTGCTGTGTGGCACAGTTTCCCTGTGTGTCCAGGAGAAGGGGAGGTGGTCTGAggggctgccccccacccacccgccAGGACTCCAGGCTGGTAACCGGCGCGTCTGGAGCACAGGTCCCAGGGTTGGACGGCTTCGGGGAAGGCCTGGTAGCAGTCTGTGTGACAAGACTGCGCCTTTCCTGAGAGTCACTCCCGTGTGGCACTCCAAGTGATATCCGGGGAGCTTCCCCCATGTGGTGCTACTCGGtagggacggggtggggggcatcAGGGCGGTCACGCTGCTGGGACAGCTCCGGGCCTTGAACTCCTCTTGAGAGCCACGCGGAGCTGCTTGTCCCATCACACGCTTTCTCCTGCCTCGGACACGGCCCTCTGGGGTGTGCGGTCTTCACACTCAGGCACACGCACAAACACACccgacacacacacgcacgcgtgcACCCATCCCCATCGCCTTCCTTGGCTgctcttccccccccccgcccccgccgcagTTGCGTTCCTCCCCCTCGCTCACGGCCCCCCTCAGTCCCAGTCGCCTTTGTGCATAGCCTCCCCCTACAAGCCCCACTCATCCCCATTGTAGTGTCCTTCGGTCTGgcttgtccctccccccaacGTCTCCCCATCccgtccctcccctgccctgtctcGTCCCCCTCTGTCAGGTTCTCCCTCGGTCACGCTTCTCATTTCCTATCGGCCCCCAGTTTTCGCTCTACCTGGTGGATGAGCGCCTCCCCTTGGTGCCCATGCTGAAGTGGAACCATGACCTCCCCTCGGCTCCCCTATGGGCCCAGCTGTTGCCCCCGCCACGGCCCGGCTGCCCACGGCCGCTGCTCCTGGGCGCCCAGCACGGGCACCTGCGGCTGCTACACCTTACAGGTAGGAgtctgggctggggcaggaggcatGCGGGACGATGGGCAGGGCCTCAGCTGTCTGGCTTTCCTCCAGGAGAGGGGACCTCTGCACCCAGGCTGGCGGGGCCCCCCCAGTCTCTCCCTTCCAGCAGCGACTCCCTCTCCGCGTTTCCCCTGCTGGAGCCCAAGAGTCAATGGCGGCTGCAGGAGCGTCTGAAAGCGCCGACCATAGGTGCGCTGGGGCCGGGGAGTGCATCCGGGAGTGGGGGGCATGGGGGATCCCTGCTGGGCCTTGGCGTCACTGTCACTCTCATGTCCAGGTCTGGCTGCCACCATCCCTTTCCCGGCTTCCGAGCCAGTCCTGTCGCTCTTCCAGCTCTCAGCAGCCGGGGATGTCTTCTACCAGCGCCTCCGCCTCCAGGCAGACCCCGGGGCTACCCTCCATGCCCCCACGGCTTCCTGGACTCCCCAGGCCACTGCATGCTGCAGCCGATGGCTGAAGGCCCTGCTGGAGGTGCCCCCGCCTCCCCCTGTGTGGGCGGCACCCACCTTTTCCCACCGCCGTCTGCTGGGCTGCATGGAGCAGAGGACGGGGGAGCGCAAGGGGCCAGAGGGTCTCCGAGCGGCCATGGCTGGAGGGAGGCTGCTGCAGCAGAGGGACCTGGGCCCACTCCCCTCTGCGGAGCCGCCCCCTGCCCCCGAGCCGGGCCCCGAGGACGAGCTCAGCGCACGTTTGGAGGCGGCCTGGGAAGGCCAGATGGCGGGCTGGTGGGACAGGCAGCGGGGCCGGAGCTCCGGGCCCGGCAGACCGCCCAAGCGGCACAAGCGCCGGACTCAGCTGTCCAGCACTTTCTCCTCGCTCAGCGGCCGCCTGGGCCTCTCGGATGCCACCAGCCCCCCTCGTAGCCCAGACCGCGAATCCCCCGAAGCCAAGCCTCGACCACCGGTGACCCCGCCCTCCCATGAGTCGACTCAGAAGCTGTGGGCTCGTGTCCCCTCGGAGCGGCGGCAGACTCTCCGCGACTACATGGCGAAGCTGCCGCTCGGAGGGGACAGCCCGCGTGGGGTCTGCTCACCCCTCTCCCAGAGCCCCAGCCTCCGGGCCACCCCCTCCAGGTCGCAGACCCCCCAGGAAGGCACAGCCGAGCTGCCGCCACGAAGGGCCACCCTGAGAGGTGCTGCTGTGTCCTCCTCCCAGACCTCCAGCCTCCGGGCCACCCCCTCCAGGCAGCGGGCACCCGTCCCCTGTGGCTCTCAGCCCCAGCGGAAGAAGCCGCGCATGGGCTTCTGAGGGCCCCAGGGGAGCTGGTCCCCCTCTGGGGAGCCCTTCATCCCGGACCTGCTGTGCCTTCTGTGGTTGGAAGCTGGGAAGTGGGAAGAGAACAGTCCCCGGGGCACAGGTCTTCCTGTTTCAGAGCAACGGGAACAGCAGGATAGTTGTTTCCTCTCCTTACACTTTTGCTAGAAGGTCATTCCGGAGGCATGTTGAGTCGGCCCTCGTGGTCCTGTCCTGAAGGGCTGTGTCGTGGGGATTCCCTCCAGGAGATGGTGGGCCGCGCTGCCCAGGAGCTGGGGCtgttgccccctccccccaagacaCCGGGGTGATGGAAGGGCACCTGCTCCTCGCCGCACTCACGGGGAGCTGCTGGGCAGCCGCTCAGTCTGTGTCGGTTAAGTGGCGTCTGCTGTGATCAGACGTTTC
Coding sequences:
- the TAF1C gene encoding TATA box-binding protein-associated factor RNA polymerase I subunit C isoform X5 encodes the protein MDFPSSLRPTLFVAGPLGLSNVPDLSFMCSWRDALMLPESLPENSENGAPHMATQLLWEPETPGPLPLLLPGPDPWDPGVTAQDLLFRGGFTFRRKPQAVLDVTEQLSRFLWDHGDIAFAPLGKLMLENFKLEGARSRSKKKTVVSVKSLLQDLGGHQPWGPHLPGELAVCSRSGAVCLWTPQDGLQQVYKDPETLVFCDPSPWRWADFTAHPRVLTVGDRTGVKIIDTQGPPGCGLLLFRGGAEASCQKGERVLLTQYLGACSPEPLPPTLHLICTQFSLYLVDERLPLVPMLKWNHDLPSAPLWAQLLPPPRPGCPRPLLLGAQHGHLRLLHLTGEGTSAPRLAGPPQSLPSSSDSLSAFPLLEPKSQWRLQERLKAPTIGLAATIPFPASEPVLSLFQLSAAGDVFYQRLRLQADPGATLHAPTASWTPQATACCSRWLKALLEVPPPPPVWAAPTFSHRRLLGCMEQRTGERKGPEGLRAAMAGGRLLQQRDLGPLPSAEPPPAPEPGPEDELSARLEAAWEGQMAGWWDRQRGRSSGPGRPPKRHKRRTQLSSTFSSLSGRLGLSDATSPPRSPDRESPEAKPRPPVTPPSHESTQKLWARVPSERRQTLRDYMAKLPLGGDSPRGVCSPLSQSPSLRATPSRSQTPQEGTAELPPRRATLRGAAVSSSQTSSLRATPSRQRAPVPCGSQPQRKKPRMGF
- the TAF1C gene encoding TATA box-binding protein-associated factor RNA polymerase I subunit C isoform X4, with the translated sequence MDFPSSLRPTLFVAGPLGLSNVPDLSFMCSWRDALMLPESLPENSENGAPHMATQLLWEPETPGPLPLLLPGPDPWDPGVTAQDLLFRGGFTFRRKPQAVLDVTEQLSRFLWDHGDIAFAPLGKLMLENFKLEGARLPLGFPQLPTAPLLHPRGPCPGQVSGQPPRGAAARGAGRAVGAAAPGRRVHRGRFGLGAREDAPARGPGFQEVSLTSGGDAQALGDPGHIQLRGPVRQVVTRTVQGETLLAVRSDYHCALWKVSKQGQPAPLQVLQAGKGATGISLSPHLPGELAVCSRSGAVCLWTPQDGLQQVYKDPETLVFCDPSPWRWADFTAHPRVLTVGDRTGVKIIDTQGPPGCGLLLFRGGAEASCQKGERVLLTQYLGACSPEPLPPTLHLICTQFSLYLVDERLPLVPMLKWNHDLPSAPLWAQLLPPPRPGCPRPLLLGAQHGHLRLLHLTGEGTSAPRLAGPPQSLPSSSDSLSAFPLLEPKSQWRLQERLKAPTIGLAATIPFPASEPVLSLFQLSAAGDVFYQRLRLQADPGATLHAPTASWTPQATACCSRWLKALLEVPPPPPVWAAPTFSHRRLLGCMEQRTGERKGPEGLRAAMAGGRLLQQRDLGPLPSAEPPPAPEPGPEDELSARLEAAWEGQMAGWWDRQRGRSSGPGRPPKRHKRRTQLSSTFSSLSGRLGLSDATSPPRSPDRESPEAKPRPPVTPPSHESTQKLWARVPSERRQTLRDYMAKLPLGGDSPRGVCSPLSQSPSLRATPSRSQTPQEGTAELPPRRATLRGAAVSSSQTSSLRATPSRQRAPVPCGSQPQRKKPRMGF
- the TAF1C gene encoding TATA box-binding protein-associated factor RNA polymerase I subunit C isoform X1 is translated as MDFPSSLRPTLFVAGPLGLSNVPDLSFMCSWRDALMLPESLPENSENGAPHMATQLLWEPETPGPLPLLLPGPDPWDPGVTAQDLLFRGGFTFRRKPQAVLDVTEQLSRFLWDHGDIAFAPLGKLMLENFKLEGARSRSKKKTVVSVKSLLQDLGGHQPWGCPWAFLSYRQRRFSILGGPVLGKSVASLLGELLHEELAVRWEQLLLDDAFTGGALAWVPGRTPQVGQLVYPAGGALDKLCFQEVSLTSGGDAQALGDPGHIQLRGPVRQVVTRTVQGESESFGHLPSRLPPSLADLLPYSDLLRPSALLAVRSDYHCALWKVSKQGQPAPLQVLQAGKGATGISLSPHLPGELAVCSRSGAVCLWTPQDGLQQVYKDPETLVFCDPSPWRWADFTAHPRVLTVGDRTGVKIIDTQGPPGCGLLLFRGGAEASCQKGERVLLTQYLGACSPEPLPPTLHLICTQFSLYLVDERLPLVPMLKWNHDLPSAPLWAQLLPPPRPGCPRPLLLGAQHGHLRLLHLTGEGTSAPRLAGPPQSLPSSSDSLSAFPLLEPKSQWRLQERLKAPTIGLAATIPFPASEPVLSLFQLSAAGDVFYQRLRLQADPGATLHAPTASWTPQATACCSRWLKALLEVPPPPPVWAAPTFSHRRLLGCMEQRTGERKGPEGLRAAMAGGRLLQQRDLGPLPSAEPPPAPEPGPEDELSARLEAAWEGQMAGWWDRQRGRSSGPGRPPKRHKRRTQLSSTFSSLSGRLGLSDATSPPRSPDRESPEAKPRPPVTPPSHESTQKLWARVPSERRQTLRDYMAKLPLGGDSPRGVCSPLSQSPSLRATPSRSQTPQEGTAELPPRRATLRGAAVSSSQTSSLRATPSRQRAPVPCGSQPQRKKPRMGF
- the TAF1C gene encoding TATA box-binding protein-associated factor RNA polymerase I subunit C isoform X2 yields the protein MDFPSSLRPTLFVAGPLGLSNVPDLSFMCSWRDALMLPESLPENSENGAPHMATQLLWEPETPGPLPLLLPGPDPWDPGVTAQDLLFRGGFTFRRKPQAVLDVTEQLSRFLWDHGDIAFAPLGKLMLENFKLEGARSRSKKKTVVSVKSLLQDLGGHQPWGCPWAFLSYRQRRFSILGGPVLGKSVASLLGELLHEELAVRWEQLLLDDAFTGGALAWVPGRTPQVGQLVYPAGGALDKLCFQEVSLTSGGDAQALGDPGHIQLRGPVRQVVTRTVQGETLLAVRSDYHCALWKVSKQGQPAPLQVLQAGKGATGISLSPHLPGELAVCSRSGAVCLWTPQDGLQQVYKDPETLVFCDPSPWRWADFTAHPRVLTVGDRTGVKIIDTQGPPGCGLLLFRGGAEASCQKGERVLLTQYLGACSPEPLPPTLHLICTQFSLYLVDERLPLVPMLKWNHDLPSAPLWAQLLPPPRPGCPRPLLLGAQHGHLRLLHLTGEGTSAPRLAGPPQSLPSSSDSLSAFPLLEPKSQWRLQERLKAPTIGLAATIPFPASEPVLSLFQLSAAGDVFYQRLRLQADPGATLHAPTASWTPQATACCSRWLKALLEVPPPPPVWAAPTFSHRRLLGCMEQRTGERKGPEGLRAAMAGGRLLQQRDLGPLPSAEPPPAPEPGPEDELSARLEAAWEGQMAGWWDRQRGRSSGPGRPPKRHKRRTQLSSTFSSLSGRLGLSDATSPPRSPDRESPEAKPRPPVTPPSHESTQKLWARVPSERRQTLRDYMAKLPLGGDSPRGVCSPLSQSPSLRATPSRSQTPQEGTAELPPRRATLRGAAVSSSQTSSLRATPSRQRAPVPCGSQPQRKKPRMGF
- the TAF1C gene encoding TATA box-binding protein-associated factor RNA polymerase I subunit C isoform X6, producing MLKWNHDLPSAPLWAQLLPPPRPGCPRPLLLGAQHGHLRLLHLTGEGTSAPRLAGPPQSLPSSSDSLSAFPLLEPKSQWRLQERLKAPTIGLAATIPFPASEPVLSLFQLSAAGDVFYQRLRLQADPGATLHAPTASWTPQATACCSRWLKALLEVPPPPPVWAAPTFSHRRLLGCMEQRTGERKGPEGLRAAMAGGRLLQQRDLGPLPSAEPPPAPEPGPEDELSARLEAAWEGQMAGWWDRQRGRSSGPGRPPKRHKRRTQLSSTFSSLSGRLGLSDATSPPRSPDRESPEAKPRPPVTPPSHESTQKLWARVPSERRQTLRDYMAKLPLGGDSPRGVCSPLSQSPSLRATPSRSQTPQEGTAELPPRRATLRGAAVSSSQTSSLRATPSRQRAPVPCGSQPQRKKPRMGF
- the TAF1C gene encoding TATA box-binding protein-associated factor RNA polymerase I subunit C isoform X3, producing MDFPSSLRPTLFVAGPLGLSNVPDLSFMCSWRDALMLPESLPENSENGAPHMATQLLWEPETPGPLPLLLPGPDPWDPGVTAQDLLFRGGFTFRRKPQAVLDVTEQLSRFLWDHGDIAFAPLGKLMLENFKLEGARSRSKKKTVVSVKSLLQDLGGHQPWGCPWAFLSYRQRRFSILGGPVLGKSVASLLGELLHEELAVRWEQLLLDDAFTGGALAWVPGRTPQVGQLVYPAGGALDKLCFQEVSLTSGGDAQALGDPGHIQLRGPVRQVVTRTVQGETLLAVRSDYHCALWKVSKQGQPAPLQVLQAGKGATGISLSPHLPGELAVCSRSGAVCLWTPQDGLQQVYKDPETLVFCDPSPWRWADFTAHPRVLTVGDRTGVKIIDTQGPPGCGLLLFRGGAEASCQKGERVLLTQYLGACSPEPLPPTLHLICTQFSLYLVDERLPLVPMLKWNHDLPSAPLWAQLLPPPRPGCPRPLLLGAQHGHLRLLHLTEGTSAPRLAGPPQSLPSSSDSLSAFPLLEPKSQWRLQERLKAPTIGLAATIPFPASEPVLSLFQLSAAGDVFYQRLRLQADPGATLHAPTASWTPQATACCSRWLKALLEVPPPPPVWAAPTFSHRRLLGCMEQRTGERKGPEGLRAAMAGGRLLQQRDLGPLPSAEPPPAPEPGPEDELSARLEAAWEGQMAGWWDRQRGRSSGPGRPPKRHKRRTQLSSTFSSLSGRLGLSDATSPPRSPDRESPEAKPRPPVTPPSHESTQKLWARVPSERRQTLRDYMAKLPLGGDSPRGVCSPLSQSPSLRATPSRSQTPQEGTAELPPRRATLRGAAVSSSQTSSLRATPSRQRAPVPCGSQPQRKKPRMGF